One Leptospira wolbachii serovar Codice str. CDC genomic region harbors:
- a CDS encoding nucleoside deaminase, protein MEAFDSFLERYSKAVSNHPNEIPSYSEIVTKEGTLLSTAFNSVEQTLNPTKHSEILAIEEALSKTEGRYLTDVILITALEPCLLCAGAILRVKIPEVVYFVPAKAGEGISSYTTESIYLLNHFPKCTLIPRSHIKFEFLSFFKEKR, encoded by the coding sequence GTGGAAGCATTCGACTCGTTTTTAGAGCGATACTCGAAAGCAGTTTCTAACCATCCAAACGAAATTCCCTCCTATTCTGAAATCGTTACCAAAGAAGGAACCCTTCTTTCTACTGCCTTCAATTCCGTTGAACAAACATTAAATCCTACAAAACACAGCGAAATCCTTGCGATAGAAGAAGCTCTATCCAAAACAGAAGGACGTTATCTTACCGATGTCATTTTAATTACCGCCTTAGAACCTTGCCTCCTATGTGCAGGTGCCATCTTGCGAGTAAAAATTCCCGAAGTGGTTTATTTTGTTCCTGCAAAAGCGGGTGAGGGGATTTCTTCTTATACAACTGAATCCATTTATTTATTAAACCACTTCCCCAAATGCACTCTCATCCCAAGATCCCACATAAAATTTGAATTTCTTAGTTTTTTCAAAGAGAAAAGGTAG
- a CDS encoding YbaB/EbfC family nucleoid-associated protein produces MFDQMKQMREAFSQLGNIKEKQEELSKRLAQIRVSASAGAGMVEVTASADGTLTNININPIMFNADDKKMLEDLILSATNEVQRKAKETMAHEMKNVLGFNPSDFEGVFNQLQKDGGFPPV; encoded by the coding sequence ATTTTTGATCAAATGAAACAAATGCGAGAGGCTTTTTCGCAACTCGGCAATATCAAAGAGAAACAAGAAGAACTCTCAAAACGACTCGCACAAATTCGAGTCTCAGCGTCAGCCGGTGCCGGTATGGTTGAGGTGACTGCGTCTGCGGATGGCACCCTTACAAACATCAATATCAATCCAATTATGTTCAATGCAGATGACAAAAAAATGTTAGAAGATCTAATCCTATCAGCAACTAACGAAGTACAACGAAAGGCCAAAGAAACGATGGCTCATGAGATGAAAAATGTCCTCGGCTTCAACCCAAGCGATTTTGAAGGTGTATTCAACCAATTGCAAAAGGATGGAGGATTTCCACCTGTCTGA
- the dnaX gene encoding DNA polymerase III subunit gamma/tau, producing MSENHQVLFRKYRPQFFRDVIYQDLAVGSLQNAFKSKKIGHAYIFIGPRGVGKTTIARILAKRLNCERPDGVEPCNECTSCLEITKGNSNDVFEIDAASNSGVDNIRELRENVKFNAMGGKYRVYILDEVHMLSGAAFNALLKTLEEPPAHVVFILATTEYHKIPETILSRCQDFHFRKVPVTALQNYIETLCEKEGLKYDSEGLFWIAKKGDGSVRDTLSFMEQAVIFTDGNLTGAKLRKMIGYHGIDTFTDFLNQLLDSSQSAQIFETLENLFQAGIDLSKFVWDFIEFLNSLLLIKDNLADRESINIPQEDLQKLKQNYRDLDREILVLLAERIFSVHEKLNLMKLRSSYEMKVYLEIQFRKLILDREKPSISGLLAKISELTKLVQGDISHIPENLESPKKQTTPVVTPTPQKLEPSQSAAEKPKQNIEQETKANPPKQEVASTPKPAVANPATSEDMEKLLKEKFSGMEVDPNQFKNL from the coding sequence ATGAGCGAAAACCACCAAGTACTCTTTAGAAAATACAGACCTCAATTTTTCCGCGATGTGATCTACCAAGATCTCGCTGTTGGGTCTTTGCAAAACGCGTTTAAATCTAAAAAAATTGGTCATGCCTATATATTCATAGGACCACGTGGGGTTGGTAAAACAACTATCGCAAGAATCCTTGCTAAACGTCTGAATTGCGAAAGACCGGATGGGGTCGAACCTTGCAATGAGTGTACTTCTTGTTTGGAGATTACCAAGGGGAATTCAAACGATGTATTTGAAATTGATGCGGCCTCCAATAGTGGAGTCGATAATATCCGCGAGTTGCGTGAAAATGTAAAGTTTAACGCCATGGGTGGCAAGTATCGGGTTTATATTTTGGACGAGGTACACATGTTAAGTGGTGCTGCTTTTAATGCATTACTCAAAACATTGGAAGAACCGCCCGCCCATGTTGTTTTTATTTTAGCTACGACTGAGTATCATAAAATTCCAGAAACCATTCTCTCTCGTTGTCAGGACTTTCACTTTCGAAAAGTACCTGTTACAGCATTACAAAACTACATCGAAACTCTTTGTGAAAAAGAAGGTCTCAAATACGATTCAGAAGGTTTATTTTGGATCGCAAAAAAAGGGGATGGCTCTGTTCGGGATACTTTGTCCTTTATGGAACAAGCTGTAATTTTCACTGATGGCAATTTAACCGGCGCCAAACTTCGAAAAATGATTGGGTATCATGGAATTGATACCTTTACCGACTTTTTAAACCAACTATTAGATTCCTCTCAAAGTGCACAAATCTTTGAAACGCTAGAAAATCTTTTCCAAGCCGGAATAGACCTCAGTAAATTTGTTTGGGACTTCATTGAGTTTTTAAATTCCCTTCTCCTTATTAAAGACAATTTAGCAGATAGAGAATCTATTAACATTCCACAAGAAGATTTACAGAAACTAAAACAAAACTATCGTGATTTGGATCGCGAAATTTTAGTTTTACTCGCAGAGAGAATTTTTTCAGTCCATGAGAAATTAAATCTAATGAAACTGCGAAGCTCGTACGAAATGAAAGTTTATTTAGAAATTCAATTTCGTAAATTGATATTGGACCGTGAAAAACCTAGTATTTCCGGATTATTAGCAAAAATCTCAGAACTCACCAAACTGGTTCAAGGTGACATTTCTCATATCCCAGAAAATTTAGAATCTCCAAAGAAACAAACAACTCCAGTTGTGACACCGACTCCACAAAAGCTTGAGCCATCACAATCTGCAGCAGAAAAACCAAAACAAAACATTGAACAAGAAACCAAAGCAAATCCTCCGAAACAGGAAGTGGCTTCTACGCCGAAACCGGCAGTGGCCAATCCAGCAACATCCGAGGATATGGAGAAACTTTTGAAAGAAAAATTCTCCGGTATGGAAGTAGACCCCAACCAATTTAAGAATTTATAA
- the recR gene encoding recombination mediator RecR, whose translation MEDFHLSDPQFQKLIQSFSSLPGIGKKSATRIGFHILRMDPSTFRAWLSNIEEAKAKLRFCDECGGLTEDPVCSICLSDRRDNGILCVVEQPEDIFFIENTKEYVGKYHVLNGAISPLDGIGPDQLRIRQLIERLEDTGVKEVLIATNPTLEGDATASYLSTVIKPMEIKITRIAHGITIGGTLEYSDQYTLGKAIKSRLTL comes from the coding sequence ATGGAGGATTTCCACCTGTCTGACCCACAATTTCAAAAACTCATCCAATCCTTTTCTAGCCTCCCAGGGATTGGAAAAAAAAGTGCTACAAGAATTGGATTTCATATTCTTCGTATGGATCCTTCTACATTCCGAGCTTGGCTCTCCAATATTGAGGAAGCTAAAGCCAAACTACGATTTTGTGATGAATGTGGTGGGCTTACAGAAGATCCCGTTTGTTCCATTTGTTTGTCTGATAGAAGAGATAATGGAATTCTCTGTGTAGTCGAACAACCAGAAGATATTTTTTTTATAGAAAACACAAAGGAATATGTCGGTAAATACCACGTACTCAATGGCGCTATTTCTCCATTAGATGGAATTGGGCCTGACCAACTAAGAATTCGTCAATTGATAGAGCGATTAGAAGATACTGGTGTGAAGGAAGTTCTTATCGCAACAAATCCAACTCTTGAAGGGGATGCGACCGCTTCGTACCTTTCAACTGTAATCAAACCGATGGAAATTAAAATCACTAGAATAGCTCACGGTATAACGATTGGAGGAACCTTAGAGTATTCCGACCAATACACTTTAGGAAAAGCTATCAAATCAAGGCTTACTTTATAA